The proteins below come from a single Crossiella sp. CA-258035 genomic window:
- a CDS encoding type B 50S ribosomal protein L31 — MKKGIHPDYHPVVFQDSSTGMTFLTRSTATSNKTIEWSDGNTYPLLLVDVTSDSHPFWTGASRVMDTQGRVEKFRRRYGDRADRKAGN, encoded by the coding sequence GTGAAAAAGGGCATCCACCCCGACTACCACCCGGTGGTCTTCCAGGACTCCTCGACCGGGATGACCTTCCTGACCCGGTCCACGGCCACCTCGAACAAGACCATCGAGTGGAGCGACGGCAACACCTACCCGCTGCTGCTCGTCGACGTCACCTCCGACTCGCACCCGTTCTGGACCGGCGCCAGCCGGGTGATGGACACCCAGGGCCGGGTGGAGAAGTTCCGCCGCCGCTACGGCGACCGCGCGGACCGGAAGGCGGGCAACTGA
- a CDS encoding TRIC cation channel family protein, with protein MMLTVLELVGIAVFAASGALAAVRARLDVFGVVVLGMTTALGGGIIRDVLLGLHPPTSLRTWPYLLVSALTGLLVFFFHPQVAKLRRAVLLADAVGLGLFTTGGTTTALALGAPVYTACLIGMTTGIGGGALRDLLLREIPTVLRQEIYAVAALAGAVVVAIGYRLNLPTGPTAVIAAAMICGLRVLALWRRWDAPRPRER; from the coding sequence CTGATGCTGACCGTCCTGGAACTCGTCGGCATCGCGGTGTTCGCGGCCTCCGGGGCGCTGGCCGCGGTGCGGGCCCGGCTGGACGTCTTCGGCGTGGTCGTGCTCGGCATGACCACCGCGCTGGGCGGCGGCATCATCCGCGACGTGCTGCTCGGCCTGCACCCGCCGACCTCCCTGCGCACCTGGCCCTACCTGCTGGTTTCCGCGCTCACCGGCCTGCTGGTGTTCTTCTTCCACCCGCAGGTGGCCAAGCTGCGCCGGGCCGTGCTGCTGGCCGACGCGGTCGGCCTCGGCCTGTTCACCACCGGCGGCACCACCACCGCGCTGGCCCTCGGCGCGCCGGTCTACACCGCCTGCCTGATCGGCATGACCACCGGCATCGGCGGCGGCGCCCTGCGCGACCTGCTGCTGCGCGAGATCCCCACCGTGCTGCGCCAGGAGATCTACGCGGTGGCCGCGCTGGCCGGCGCGGTGGTGGTGGCCATCGGCTACCGGCTGAACCTGCCCACCGGGCCGACCGCGGTCATCGCCGCGGCCATGATCTGCGGGCTCCGCGTGCTCGCGCTCTGGCGGCGCTGGGACGCCCCGCGGCCACGCGAACGATAG
- the rpmB gene encoding 50S ribosomal protein L28: MSARCQVTGREPGFGKQVSHSHARSSRRWLPNIQRRRYWLASEGRWVSLRVSAKGIKTIDKRGIESVVAQIRRRGEKV; the protein is encoded by the coding sequence ATGTCCGCCCGCTGCCAGGTGACCGGCCGAGAGCCGGGCTTCGGCAAACAGGTCTCGCACTCGCACGCGCGCAGCTCGCGCCGGTGGCTGCCCAACATCCAGCGCCGCCGCTACTGGCTGGCCAGCGAGGGCCGGTGGGTCAGCCTCCGGGTCTCCGCGAAGGGGATCAAGACGATCGACAAGCGCGGCATCGAGTCCGTGGTGGCACAGATCCGCCGCCGAGGGGAGAAGGTCTGA
- a CDS encoding HAMP domain-containing sensor histidine kinase, whose protein sequence is MQRVTLRNRLTLFAAVGVGTAVALVSLAAYFTVRTSLYNELDEQLLNRAKVAAESSLSQVIELQRQSPAVFEAIDLRLGVVQLLSDGRTQLFIPPNAPGVPYGPDEVDVAAGLKPDHTRTDNRTDQRVVAVPIDPGFALVIAQPLHPTRDTLARLAWVLFAVGGAGIVLAAAGGLGVARTALRPVERLTKAAEHVARTGDLQPIPVTSEDDELARLTNSFNAMLAALADSQERQRRLVADAGHELRTPLTSLRTNLELLVASQQAGAKYRLSDEDRAEIYADVRAQIEELTTLIGDLVELARDDAPFVVHESVELVDVVERALDRARRRAPGVSLDIRLRPWTLVGDANALERAVMNLLDNAVKWSPPDGRVRVELRQAGAQAAVLEVADSGPGIAEDDLPHVFERFYRSTEARTLPGSGLGLAIVKQVAERHGGTVTAGRAAEGGALMSLWLPGNPSETFHTDEYPAAPGVR, encoded by the coding sequence ATGCAGCGGGTCACCCTGCGGAACCGGCTCACCCTCTTCGCCGCGGTCGGCGTGGGCACCGCCGTCGCGCTGGTCTCCCTGGCCGCCTACTTCACCGTGCGCACCAGCCTGTACAACGAGCTGGACGAGCAGCTGCTCAACCGGGCCAAGGTGGCCGCGGAGAGCTCGCTGTCCCAGGTGATCGAGCTGCAACGGCAGTCCCCGGCCGTGTTCGAGGCCATCGACCTGCGGCTGGGCGTGGTCCAGCTGCTCTCCGACGGCCGGACCCAGCTGTTCATCCCGCCGAACGCGCCGGGGGTGCCCTACGGCCCGGACGAGGTCGACGTGGCGGCCGGGCTGAAGCCGGACCACACCCGCACCGACAACCGCACCGACCAGCGGGTGGTCGCGGTGCCCATCGACCCGGGCTTCGCCCTGGTGATCGCCCAGCCGCTGCACCCGACCAGGGACACCCTGGCCCGGCTGGCCTGGGTGCTCTTCGCCGTGGGTGGCGCGGGCATCGTGCTGGCCGCCGCCGGTGGCCTCGGCGTGGCGCGCACCGCGCTGCGGCCGGTGGAGCGGCTGACCAAGGCCGCCGAGCACGTGGCCAGGACCGGTGACCTGCAACCGATCCCGGTCACCAGCGAGGACGACGAGCTGGCCAGGCTGACCAACAGCTTCAACGCGATGCTGGCCGCGCTGGCCGACTCCCAGGAACGCCAGCGCAGGCTGGTCGCCGACGCCGGGCACGAGCTGCGCACCCCGCTGACCTCCTTGCGCACCAACCTGGAACTGCTGGTCGCCTCGCAGCAGGCCGGCGCCAAGTACCGGCTCTCCGACGAGGACCGGGCCGAGATCTACGCCGACGTGCGGGCCCAGATCGAGGAGCTGACCACGCTGATCGGCGACCTGGTCGAGCTGGCCCGGGACGACGCGCCGTTCGTGGTGCACGAGTCGGTCGAGCTGGTCGACGTGGTGGAGCGCGCCCTGGACCGGGCCCGCCGCCGCGCGCCCGGCGTCAGCCTGGACATCCGGCTGCGCCCGTGGACCCTGGTCGGCGATGCCAACGCGCTGGAGCGGGCGGTGATGAACCTGCTGGACAACGCGGTCAAGTGGTCGCCGCCCGATGGCCGGGTGCGGGTCGAGCTGCGCCAGGCCGGGGCGCAGGCCGCGGTGCTGGAGGTCGCCGACAGCGGCCCGGGCATCGCCGAGGACGACCTGCCGCACGTCTTCGAGCGCTTCTACCGCTCCACCGAGGCCCGCACCCTGCCCGGCTCCGGGCTCGGGCTGGCCATCGTGAAGCAGGTGGCCGAGCGGCACGGCGGCACCGTCACCGCGGGCCGCGCGGCCGAGGGCGGCGCGCTGATGTCGTTGTGGCTGCCGGGAAACCCGTCGGAGACCTTCCACACCGACGAGTACCCGGCAGCCCCTGGCGTGCGCTAG
- the rpsN gene encoding 30S ribosomal protein S14, giving the protein MAKKSKIARDLQRREVVARYAEQRAELKETIRSPKSTPEQQAAALSVLQRLPRNASPTRLRNRDVADGRPRGFFRAFGISRLRLREMAHRGELPGVRKSSW; this is encoded by the coding sequence ATGGCCAAGAAGTCCAAGATCGCCCGCGACCTCCAGCGGCGCGAGGTCGTCGCCAGGTACGCCGAGCAGCGGGCCGAGCTCAAGGAGACCATCCGCTCGCCGAAGTCCACGCCCGAGCAGCAGGCCGCCGCGCTGTCGGTGTTGCAGCGGCTGCCGCGCAATGCCAGCCCGACCCGGCTGCGCAACCGGGACGTGGCCGACGGCCGCCCGCGCGGGTTCTTCCGCGCCTTCGGCATCTCCCGGCTGCGGCTGCGCGAGATGGCGCACCGCGGCGAACTGCCCGGCGTCCGCAAGTCCAGCTGGTGA
- a CDS encoding GTP-binding protein, translating into MTPPRTSLVLVAGLAAEHATAVADRFAADPGTVVLHHDLREVTHGVVVRRLRHGALDATETLELAHGCVSCTLREDLLPLVLRLTQAPDVRRIVLHCDRALEPEAVCWALQHVVIDGRTVDEVVYLDAVLTVVDAETWFADATGDLELSERGLGASADDERTIAQVAVSQVEFADLLVLAGSAPDAWTAARTDAVLDRLAPLAPRIRLGDLDPVRCLDLVPGNARRGEIDDAHAPLLRGQPPLSAESGVQVTVFSQRRPFHPDRLHEALDFLLDGVVRARGRVWVASQPDVALWLETAGGGLRIGHAGPWLAAIEDWSGIDPDRRAMADLIWDPYYGDRSQDLFVLSHTAVPGEIVEALESALLTDEELAEGQEAWLAYEDPFGSWHEDPCDDDRAPTDVIISNQKDEA; encoded by the coding sequence GTGACGCCACCCCGCACCTCGTTGGTGCTGGTCGCGGGCCTGGCGGCCGAGCACGCCACGGCCGTGGCCGACCGATTCGCGGCCGATCCGGGCACCGTGGTGCTGCACCACGACCTGCGTGAGGTGACCCACGGCGTGGTGGTCCGGCGGCTGCGGCACGGCGCCCTGGACGCCACCGAGACCCTGGAGCTGGCGCACGGCTGCGTGTCCTGCACGCTGCGCGAGGACCTGCTGCCGCTGGTGCTCCGCCTGACCCAGGCCCCGGACGTGCGCCGGATCGTGCTGCACTGCGACCGCGCGCTGGAGCCGGAGGCGGTCTGCTGGGCGCTCCAGCACGTGGTCATCGACGGCCGCACCGTGGACGAGGTCGTCTACCTCGATGCCGTGCTGACCGTGGTGGACGCAGAGACCTGGTTCGCCGACGCCACCGGCGACCTGGAGCTGAGCGAGCGCGGCCTGGGCGCCAGCGCCGACGACGAGCGCACCATCGCCCAGGTCGCGGTCAGCCAGGTCGAGTTCGCCGACCTGCTGGTGCTGGCCGGCAGCGCCCCGGACGCCTGGACCGCGGCCCGCACCGACGCTGTGCTGGACCGGCTGGCCCCGCTGGCGCCGCGGATCCGGCTCGGCGACCTGGACCCGGTCCGCTGCCTGGACCTGGTGCCCGGCAACGCCCGGCGCGGCGAGATCGACGACGCGCACGCCCCGCTGCTGCGCGGCCAGCCGCCGTTGTCGGCCGAGTCGGGCGTCCAGGTCACCGTGTTCAGCCAGCGCAGGCCGTTCCACCCGGACCGGCTGCACGAGGCGCTGGACTTCCTGCTCGACGGCGTGGTCAGGGCCCGCGGCCGGGTCTGGGTGGCCAGCCAGCCCGACGTCGCGCTGTGGCTGGAGACCGCGGGCGGCGGACTGCGGATCGGCCACGCCGGTCCGTGGCTGGCCGCGATCGAGGACTGGTCCGGCATCGATCCGGACCGCCGCGCCATGGCCGACCTGATCTGGGACCCCTACTACGGCGACCGCAGCCAGGACCTGTTCGTGCTCTCGCACACCGCGGTCCCCGGCGAGATCGTCGAGGCCCTGGAGTCCGCGCTGCTCACCGACGAGGAGCTGGCCGAGGGCCAGGAGGCCTGGCTGGCCTACGAGGACCCGTTCGGTTCCTGGCACGAGGACCCGTGCGACGACGACCGCGCGCCCACCGATGTGATCATCAGCAACCAGAAGGACGAAGCGTGA
- a CDS encoding carbohydrate ABC transporter permease yields the protein MTGTTNTATGRAGRIALHTFLVATCLVWLAPVLWAAFASLRTIDDTNKNGYFSWPAELTLDNFGKAWEQAELPHYYLNTLIITIPALVITLFFSSMVAFVVSRFSFRFNLALLMLFTAGNLFPQQVIVTPLYRLYRLIELPEWLSESGSLLDSQLGVVLIHVAFQTGFCVFVLSNYMKTIPMELTEAARVDGAGVFRQYWQVILPLCRPVLAALATLEFTWIYNDFLWALVLIQTGDKMPITSALNNLGGQFFKDNNLIAAGSLLVAVPTLVVFFTLQRHFVAGLTLGSTKG from the coding sequence GTGACCGGCACGACGAACACGGCCACCGGACGCGCCGGGCGGATCGCGCTGCACACCTTCCTGGTGGCGACCTGCCTGGTGTGGCTGGCGCCGGTGCTGTGGGCGGCCTTCGCCTCGCTGCGCACCATCGACGACACCAACAAGAACGGCTACTTCTCCTGGCCTGCCGAGCTGACGCTGGACAACTTCGGCAAGGCCTGGGAACAGGCGGAGCTGCCGCACTACTACCTGAACACGCTGATCATCACCATCCCGGCGCTGGTCATCACGCTGTTCTTCAGCTCGATGGTCGCCTTTGTGGTGTCCCGCTTCAGCTTCCGGTTCAACCTGGCGCTGCTGATGCTGTTCACCGCGGGCAACCTGTTCCCGCAGCAGGTGATCGTCACCCCGCTGTACCGGCTGTACCGGCTGATCGAGCTGCCGGAGTGGCTCAGCGAGTCCGGTTCGCTGCTGGACTCGCAGCTGGGCGTGGTCCTGATCCACGTCGCGTTCCAGACCGGGTTCTGCGTCTTCGTGCTGAGCAACTACATGAAGACCATCCCGATGGAGCTGACCGAGGCGGCCAGGGTGGACGGCGCCGGGGTGTTCCGGCAGTACTGGCAGGTGATCCTGCCGCTGTGCCGTCCGGTGCTGGCCGCGCTGGCCACGCTGGAGTTCACCTGGATCTACAACGACTTCCTGTGGGCGCTGGTGCTGATCCAGACCGGGGACAAGATGCCGATCACCTCGGCGCTGAACAACCTCGGCGGCCAGTTCTTCAAGGACAACAACCTGATCGCGGCCGGCTCACTGCTGGTCGCGGTGCCCACGCTGGTGGTCTTCTTCACCCTGCAACGCCACTTCGTCGCCGGGCTCACCCTCGGCTCGACCAAGGGCTAG
- the rpmF gene encoding 50S ribosomal protein L32, giving the protein MAVPKRRMSRSNTRSRRAQWKAEAPDLVPVVVKGKKILVPRRLVRWAHQQNG; this is encoded by the coding sequence ATGGCCGTCCCGAAGCGGCGGATGTCCCGCAGCAACACCCGCAGCCGCCGGGCGCAGTGGAAGGCCGAGGCGCCCGACCTGGTGCCGGTGGTGGTCAAGGGCAAGAAGATCCTGGTGCCACGGCGGCTGGTCCGCTGGGCGCACCAGCAGAACGGCTGA
- the rpsR gene encoding 30S ribosomal protein S18: MARFERRPGLKRKPNLLLREGVFHVAWKDVALLRKFLSDRGKIRSRRVTGLTPSQQREVATAIKNAREMALLPYPGPAKPAR, translated from the coding sequence ATGGCCCGATTCGAGCGCCGCCCCGGCCTGAAGCGCAAGCCGAACCTGCTGCTGCGCGAGGGTGTGTTCCACGTGGCCTGGAAGGACGTCGCGCTGCTGCGCAAGTTCCTCTCCGACCGCGGCAAGATCCGGTCCCGCCGGGTGACCGGCCTGACCCCGAGCCAGCAGCGCGAGGTGGCCACCGCGATCAAGAACGCGCGGGAGATGGCCCTGCTGCCCTACCCGGGGCCGGCGAAGCCCGCGCGCTGA
- a CDS encoding response regulator transcription factor, whose translation MRILVVDDDRAVRESLRRSLQFNGYQVELANDGQQALEVLGHNRPDAMVLDVMMPRVDGLEVCRRLRGTGDDLPILVLTARDAVSDRVAGLDAGADDYLPKPFALEELLARLRALLRRVGPDQDTGPVALAALRFADLELDPGTRDVTRGGRPISLTRTEFALLELLLHHPRQVLTRGRILEEVWGYDFPTSGNALEVYVGYLRRKTEANGEPRLLHTVRGVGYVLRETPP comes from the coding sequence ATGCGCATCCTCGTTGTGGACGACGACCGAGCCGTTCGGGAGTCGTTGCGGCGGTCCCTGCAGTTCAACGGCTACCAGGTCGAGCTGGCCAACGACGGCCAGCAGGCGCTGGAGGTGCTGGGGCACAACCGGCCGGACGCGATGGTGCTGGACGTGATGATGCCCAGGGTGGACGGCCTGGAGGTGTGCAGGCGGCTGCGCGGCACCGGCGACGACCTGCCGATCCTGGTGCTCACCGCGCGGGACGCGGTCTCCGACCGGGTGGCCGGGCTGGACGCGGGCGCCGATGACTACCTGCCCAAGCCGTTCGCGCTGGAGGAGCTGCTGGCCAGGCTGCGCGCGCTGCTGCGCAGGGTCGGCCCGGACCAGGACACCGGACCGGTCGCGCTGGCCGCGCTGCGCTTCGCCGACCTCGAGCTCGACCCCGGCACCAGGGACGTGACCAGGGGCGGGCGGCCGATCAGCCTGACCCGCACCGAGTTCGCCCTGCTCGAGCTCCTCCTGCACCACCCGAGGCAGGTCCTGACCAGGGGCCGCATCCTCGAGGAGGTGTGGGGCTATGACTTCCCCACCTCGGGCAACGCGCTCGAGGTCTACGTCGGCTACCTGCGCCGCAAGACCGAGGCCAACGGCGAACCGCGCCTGCTGCACACGGTCCGCGGCGTGGGCTACGTGCTCAGGGAGACCCCTCCGTGA
- the bluB gene encoding 5,6-dimethylbenzimidazole synthase, whose protein sequence is MDAPFYEVLHRRRDVRAEFTGEAVDEATLRRILAAAHAAPSVGLSQPWDFVVVRDRALRRSFQEHVQAERQVFAADLSGERAETFARIKVEGVLESSLGVVVAYDPDRGSPAVLGRHAIADAGLYSVCLAIQNLWLAATAEGWGVGWVSFYREDFLRRLLSIPSRVRPVAWLCLGPVQGLAETPDLERHGWRKRLPLDDVVHQERYGQRR, encoded by the coding sequence ATGGACGCCCCCTTTTACGAGGTCCTGCACCGGCGCCGCGATGTGCGCGCGGAGTTCACCGGCGAAGCGGTCGACGAAGCGACCCTGCGCCGGATCCTCGCCGCCGCGCACGCCGCGCCCAGCGTCGGCCTGAGCCAGCCATGGGACTTCGTGGTGGTGCGCGATCGGGCGCTGCGCCGGTCCTTCCAGGAGCACGTGCAGGCAGAACGCCAGGTCTTCGCGGCCGACCTCTCGGGCGAGCGTGCGGAGACCTTCGCCCGGATCAAGGTGGAGGGCGTGCTGGAGTCCAGCCTCGGCGTGGTGGTCGCCTACGACCCCGACCGCGGCTCACCGGCGGTGCTCGGGCGGCACGCGATCGCCGACGCCGGCTTGTACTCGGTATGTCTGGCCATCCAGAACCTCTGGCTGGCGGCCACCGCCGAGGGCTGGGGCGTGGGCTGGGTCAGCTTCTACCGGGAGGACTTCCTGCGCAGGCTGCTCAGCATTCCCAGCCGGGTGCGGCCAGTGGCCTGGCTCTGCCTGGGTCCGGTGCAGGGACTCGCCGAGACGCCGGACCTGGAGCGGCACGGCTGGCGCAAGAGG
- the rpmG gene encoding 50S ribosomal protein L33 has translation MARNELRPIIKLRSTAGTGYTYVTRKNRRNNPDRLVIRKFDPVIRRHVEFKEER, from the coding sequence ATGGCCCGCAACGAGCTCCGCCCGATCATCAAGCTCCGGTCCACCGCAGGCACCGGCTACACCTACGTGACCCGCAAGAACCGCCGCAACAACCCGGACCGCCTGGTGATCCGCAAGTTCGACCCGGTCATCCGCAGGCACGTCGAGTTCAAGGAAGAGCGCTGA
- a CDS encoding phosphoglycerate mutase family protein → MRIILLRHGESLGNVDEMAYCRVPDHALPLTKRGQEQARAARAAVRAALGPGPVAVYVSPYLRTQQTLRNLDLDELFERVVHEPRLREQDWGNLQDPIEQERQKQARHAFGHFFFRLAHGESGADVDDRVAGFMSDLERRMETEPSHPRTVLIVSHGLTLRLLVRRLCMWSIELFESLSNPRHCEHRTMHKGPDGRWTLDQPFEQWRDSPDGAVQVDGNGEVARPA, encoded by the coding sequence GTGCGGATCATTCTGTTGCGGCACGGCGAGAGCCTCGGCAACGTCGACGAGATGGCGTACTGCCGGGTGCCCGACCATGCCCTCCCGCTGACCAAGCGCGGTCAGGAGCAGGCGCGGGCCGCGCGGGCCGCGGTGCGGGCCGCGCTGGGCCCCGGCCCGGTCGCGGTGTACGTCAGCCCGTACCTGCGCACCCAGCAGACGCTGCGGAACCTGGACCTGGACGAGCTGTTCGAGCGGGTGGTGCACGAGCCGCGGTTGCGCGAGCAGGACTGGGGCAACCTGCAGGACCCGATCGAGCAGGAGCGCCAGAAACAGGCGCGGCACGCCTTCGGGCACTTCTTCTTCCGGCTGGCGCACGGCGAGTCCGGCGCGGACGTGGACGACCGGGTGGCCGGGTTCATGTCGGACCTGGAACGCCGGATGGAGACCGAGCCCTCGCACCCGCGCACGGTGCTGATCGTCTCGCACGGGCTGACCCTGCGGTTGCTGGTGCGGCGGCTGTGCATGTGGAGCATCGAGCTGTTCGAGTCGCTGTCCAACCCTCGGCACTGCGAGCACCGCACCATGCACAAGGGCCCGGACGGCCGGTGGACCCTGGACCAGCCGTTCGAGCAGTGGCGGGACTCCCCCGACGGCGCGGTCCAGGTGGACGGCAACGGCGAGGTCGCCCGCCCCGCGTGA
- a CDS encoding 3-hydroxyacyl-CoA dehydrogenase family protein → MSFSAPARAAVIGGGTMGAGIAHVLLAAGTRVTVVEADADRCAAARNTVTTSLLKAEERGKLPAGVDAEACARLMDTADDLSLLSPETELIVEAVPERVDLKRQVFAAAAAACPRAVLASNTSSLSIAAIAAGPAAERTLGMHFFNPVPAQQLVELVTHAGLAESCLTQAKDWAEALGKTVIVVRDSPGFATSRLGVAVGLEAIRMLAEGVASAEDIDTGMTLGYRWPMGPLKLTDLVGLDVRLAIAEHLAAELGPRFEPPRLLRDKVARGELGRKTGQGFFTWPPA, encoded by the coding sequence ATGAGCTTCAGTGCGCCCGCTCGCGCGGCGGTGATCGGCGGCGGCACCATGGGCGCGGGCATCGCGCACGTGCTGCTGGCCGCGGGCACCAGGGTCACCGTGGTCGAGGCCGACGCCGACCGGTGCGCCGCCGCCCGCAACACCGTGACCACCTCGCTGCTCAAAGCCGAGGAACGCGGCAAGCTGCCGGCCGGCGTGGACGCCGAGGCCTGCGCCCGGCTGATGGACACCGCCGACGACCTCAGCCTGCTCTCCCCGGAGACCGAGCTGATCGTGGAGGCCGTGCCCGAGCGGGTGGACCTCAAGCGCCAGGTCTTCGCCGCCGCCGCGGCCGCCTGCCCGCGCGCCGTGCTGGCCTCCAACACCTCCTCGCTGTCCATCGCCGCGATCGCCGCCGGACCGGCCGCCGAGCGCACCCTGGGCATGCACTTCTTCAACCCGGTGCCCGCCCAGCAGTTGGTCGAGCTGGTCACCCACGCCGGGCTGGCCGAGTCCTGTCTGACGCAGGCCAAGGACTGGGCCGAGGCGCTGGGCAAGACGGTGATCGTGGTCAGGGACTCGCCCGGCTTCGCCACCTCCCGGCTGGGCGTCGCGGTCGGCCTGGAGGCCATCCGGATGCTGGCGGAGGGCGTGGCCAGCGCCGAGGACATCGACACCGGCATGACCCTGGGCTACCGCTGGCCGATGGGCCCGCTCAAGCTCACCGACCTGGTCGGCCTGGACGTCCGGCTGGCCATCGCCGAGCACCTGGCCGCCGAGCTCGGCCCCCGGTTCGAGCCGCCGCGGCTGCTGCGGGACAAGGTGGCCAGGGGCGAGCTGGGCCGCAAGACCGGCCAGGGCTTTTTCACTTGGCCGCCTGCTTAG
- a CDS encoding GNAT family N-acetyltransferase yields MGDVTVRAYRSSDADAAWRLRGVPFGGPKETPELWRGETTWRGFIAETGGERTGFAMVRPYRQFFGGRAVPMGGIASVVVAPQARGRGVGSALLERMLAEMRADGQPISALYPTVPALYRGRGWERGGVLESVDLPVHAFQGRRSKIELREATEADIPAMRDCYHRLAQTVDGMLDRRTRSYRTEELLECDASLVTDGGYLLAQPDRKKRVLEVHELVADTPEVALGLLDSIGSWTGLLDRVKLHIMDETLLGVLEWSGLDGRKRTQPWLLRVVDLAAAVAARGWPGASFIADAVTDLEIEDRHAPWQAGRHRLVVKDGEVVLEPGGTGAVRITARGLGAWYSGSNTTAGLRRAGLLTGDPEHTRLLDLLVGAPGTVRMADYF; encoded by the coding sequence GTGGGAGACGTGACGGTTCGGGCCTACCGGTCCAGCGACGCGGACGCGGCCTGGCGGCTGCGCGGGGTGCCCTTCGGCGGGCCCAAGGAGACACCCGAGCTGTGGCGCGGGGAGACCACCTGGCGCGGGTTCATCGCCGAGACCGGCGGGGAGCGCACCGGGTTCGCCATGGTCCGGCCCTACCGGCAGTTCTTCGGCGGGCGCGCGGTGCCGATGGGCGGCATCGCCAGCGTGGTGGTGGCCCCGCAGGCCCGCGGCCGGGGCGTGGGCAGCGCGCTGCTGGAGCGGATGCTGGCCGAGATGCGCGCCGACGGGCAGCCGATCAGCGCGCTCTACCCGACCGTGCCCGCGCTCTACCGCGGCCGCGGCTGGGAACGCGGCGGCGTGCTGGAGTCCGTCGACCTGCCCGTGCACGCCTTCCAGGGCCGCCGCTCCAAGATCGAGCTGCGCGAGGCCACCGAGGCGGACATCCCGGCCATGCGGGACTGCTACCACCGGCTGGCGCAGACCGTGGACGGCATGCTGGACCGGCGCACCAGGTCCTACCGGACCGAGGAGCTGCTGGAGTGCGACGCCTCGCTGGTCACCGACGGCGGCTACCTGCTGGCCCAGCCGGACCGCAAGAAGCGGGTGCTGGAGGTGCACGAGCTGGTCGCGGACACCCCGGAGGTCGCGCTCGGCCTGCTCGACTCGATCGGCTCCTGGACCGGCCTGCTGGACCGGGTGAAGCTGCACATCATGGACGAGACCCTGCTCGGCGTCCTGGAGTGGTCCGGTTTGGACGGTCGCAAGCGGACCCAGCCCTGGCTGCTCCGGGTCGTCGACCTGGCCGCCGCGGTGGCCGCCCGCGGCTGGCCCGGCGCGAGCTTCATCGCCGACGCGGTGACCGACCTGGAGATCGAGGACCGGCACGCGCCCTGGCAGGCCGGGCGGCACCGGCTGGTGGTCAAGGACGGCGAGGTCGTGCTGGAGCCCGGCGGCACCGGCGCGGTCCGGATCACCGCCCGCGGCCTCGGCGCCTGGTACTCCGGCTCGAACACCACCGCCGGACTGCGCAGGGCCGGGCTGCTGACGGGCGATCCCGAACACACCCGGCTGCTGGACCTGCTGGTAGGCGCACCGGGGACGGTCCGGATGGCCGATTATTTCTGA